In the genome of Triticum urartu cultivar G1812 chromosome 5, Tu2.1, whole genome shotgun sequence, one region contains:
- the LOC125506968 gene encoding uncharacterized protein LOC125506968, with protein sequence MACDVAANEPPSIPTILELRTLDKAPAVCPVQEPRVPDKSPAVCTVRELCAGDAPSAMGRAPNLCAGDTRSSLLVVMLMFATTMSMGMNTQRGTILEMVYTLLGAYLSRASKTHKLGNNVNSQGYKRQPEKTLKEHSGFCHLGLPLFVVMLVFGTSEP encoded by the exons ATGGCATGTGATGTCGCCGCCAACGAACCACCCTCCATCCCCACCATATTGGAGCTTCGCACGCTCGACAAGGCCCCCGCCGTCTGCCCCGTCCAGGAGCCCCGCGTGCCCGACAAGTCTCCCGCCGTCTGCACCGTCCGGGAGCTCTGTGCGGGCGATGCGCCGTCCGCCATGGGCAGGGCCCCCAATCTCTGCGCCGGCGACACACGATCGA GCTTGCTCGTGGTGATGCTCATGTTTGCAACTACAATGTCCATGGGCATGAATACGCAAAGAGGTACTATCTTGGAGATGGTATATACCCTCCTTGGTGCATATTTGTCAAGAGCATCAAAGACCCACAAACTAGGAAATAATGTGAATTCACAAGGGTACAAGAGGCAACCCGAAAAGACATTGAAAGAGCATTCAGGGTTTTGCCATCTAGGTTTGCCATTGTTTGTGGTCATGCTCGTTTTTGGGACAAGCGAACCTTGA